From the Bacillota bacterium genome, one window contains:
- a CDS encoding 4Fe-4S dicluster domain-containing protein codes for MTASAVQELLPQITMDPSRCLGCRSCELACAVAHSTSGHLYGAISERPLPHRRIVVEQVGEVRSPVPCRHCEDAPCVSACVTGAMARDEPRGLVLCDGDKCIGCGMCMVACPFGAVWHPPETRRAQKCDFCLHLPSGPACVAACPTRALRLEQVSAAARRKRQAALARLLAGEWPAPAAPGAGLTGEGGA; via the coding sequence TTGACAGCATCGGCGGTCCAGGAATTGCTGCCCCAGATCACCATGGACCCTTCCCGCTGCCTGGGATGCCGGTCCTGCGAGCTGGCCTGTGCGGTGGCCCACTCCACCTCCGGCCACCTGTACGGAGCCATATCCGAACGGCCCCTTCCCCACCGCCGCATCGTGGTCGAGCAGGTGGGAGAAGTAAGGTCACCTGTCCCCTGCCGCCACTGCGAAGACGCGCCGTGCGTGTCGGCCTGCGTGACCGGGGCGATGGCCCGGGACGAACCCCGCGGCCTGGTGCTGTGCGACGGGGATAAGTGCATCGGATGCGGCATGTGCATGGTGGCCTGCCCCTTCGGGGCAGTGTGGCACCCACCCGAAACCAGGCGCGCGCAGAAGTGCGACTTTTGCCTTCACCTTCCCTCCGGCCCGGCCTGTGTGGCAGCCTGCCCCACCCGGGCGCTGCGTTTGGAACAGGTGAGCGCCGCCGCCAGGCGCAAGCGCCAGGCCGCCCTGGCCCGGCTGCTGGCGGGAGAGTGGCCTGCCCCGGCGGCACCCGGAGCAGGCCTGACCGGCGAGGGAGGGGCCTGA
- a CDS encoding NAD(P)H-dependent oxidoreductase subunit E codes for MSASTSVRGISPPHPEEEEAIAAEAAAIARSLRDRPGAVTAVLETVQQRWHHLPVAAMRAVARELGIPLSRVYGVATFYAAFSLSPRGRHMVQVCLGTACYVRGGTKLAEALEEHLRTPMGQPSADFCFHLEGVRCLGCCSLAPVVRVDGRTFGRVRPQDIPRLLASVLARTGSLQGGDGT; via the coding sequence TTGTCCGCCTCAACTTCCGTGCGGGGCATCAGTCCACCGCACCCTGAAGAAGAAGAGGCCATTGCGGCGGAGGCTGCCGCCATCGCCCGTTCTCTGCGCGACCGGCCCGGGGCCGTGACCGCGGTGCTGGAGACGGTGCAGCAGAGGTGGCACCACCTCCCCGTTGCCGCCATGCGGGCAGTAGCCCGGGAACTGGGCATCCCGCTCAGCAGGGTGTACGGGGTAGCGACCTTTTACGCAGCGTTCAGCCTGTCGCCCCGCGGCCGGCACATGGTCCAGGTGTGCCTGGGAACCGCCTGTTACGTGCGCGGCGGGACGAAACTGGCCGAAGCGCTCGAGGAGCACCTGAGAACCCCCATGGGGCAGCCCAGCGCGGACTTTTGTTTCCACCTGGAAGGAGTACGCTGCCTGGGGTGCTGCAGTTTGGCCCCGGTGGTGCGGGTGGACGGCAGGACGTTCGGGCGCGTGAGGCCCCAGGATATCCCCCGCCTTCTTGCTTCGGTCTTGGCGCGCACAGGCAGCCTCCAGGGCGGTGATGGCACGTGA
- a CDS encoding NADH-ubiquinone oxidoreductase-F iron-sulfur binding region domain-containing protein — protein sequence MTAIPTSDRPFSPLLRALREEGLARLAPKVPRVSLGMASCGLAAGARETWDALRAALAGRDTVACLVPTGCLGWCQKEPLVEVRLPGSPALVFGRVTAEAADQVAAWLAGGELPRAHLLGQYPAADRSDGQTQPTTPDPRFPAGEIPLIWDLPFYRGQLRWVTRNCGFVNPADLAEYVARGGYLALEKALARGPEWVVEQVTRAGLRGRGGAGFPTGAKWQAARRAPGEQKYVIANADEGDPGAYMDRGLLEGDPFSVIEGMTIGALAVGHCHEGFVYVRAEYPLAVERLETAIAEARKAGLLGENVLGSGFAFEVHVVRGAGAFVCGEETALLASIEGRPGEPRPRPPFPSEKGLWGRPTVINNVETWANVPLILMSGAQLYASVGSEGSKGTKVFSLVGDVSNTGLVEVPMGATLRHMVEVNGGGLSRGTRIKAVQTGGPSGGFLPASLLDLPVDYESLTGAGTIMGSGGLVVMGERTCMVDVARYFLSFTRAESCGKCVPCREGTHRMLQILERICAGGGRPDDVGLLEEWAWAVKDGSLCGLGQTAPNPVLSLLRYFGDELEQHVRDRFCPAGVCRELFRFGIVPETCTGCGACLRACPRGAIGGEPRQPHIIDQARCTLCGVCRDACPFEAIVVEPRSPADEGVNRNE from the coding sequence GTGACGGCCATACCCACCTCAGACCGGCCTTTCTCACCGCTGCTCCGCGCCCTGCGAGAGGAGGGGCTGGCCCGCCTTGCGCCCAAGGTTCCGCGGGTGAGTTTGGGGATGGCCAGCTGTGGCCTGGCGGCTGGCGCCCGGGAAACGTGGGATGCCCTGCGGGCCGCCCTCGCCGGGCGGGACACCGTGGCCTGCCTGGTACCGACCGGATGCCTGGGATGGTGCCAGAAGGAGCCACTGGTGGAAGTGCGGTTGCCGGGCAGCCCCGCCCTGGTATTTGGCCGGGTTACCGCTGAGGCGGCAGATCAGGTGGCGGCGTGGCTGGCGGGGGGTGAACTCCCCCGGGCCCACCTGCTGGGCCAGTACCCTGCTGCCGATCGCAGCGACGGCCAGACCCAGCCCACCACCCCTGACCCCCGGTTTCCAGCCGGTGAGATCCCCCTCATCTGGGATCTACCGTTTTACCGCGGTCAATTGCGGTGGGTCACGCGGAATTGCGGTTTCGTCAATCCCGCCGACCTGGCCGAATACGTCGCCCGGGGCGGGTACCTGGCCCTCGAGAAGGCCCTGGCCCGCGGGCCGGAGTGGGTGGTCGAGCAGGTGACACGGGCCGGCCTGCGCGGCCGCGGGGGCGCCGGCTTCCCCACCGGGGCCAAATGGCAGGCAGCCCGCCGCGCTCCCGGGGAGCAGAAATACGTGATAGCCAATGCCGATGAAGGTGACCCCGGCGCCTACATGGACCGCGGACTGCTGGAGGGCGACCCGTTTTCGGTGATAGAGGGTATGACCATCGGCGCCCTGGCCGTGGGTCACTGCCACGAGGGATTTGTTTACGTGCGGGCGGAGTACCCCCTGGCCGTGGAACGGCTGGAGACTGCCATCGCGGAGGCAAGGAAAGCCGGACTCCTCGGGGAAAACGTCCTCGGGTCGGGGTTTGCGTTCGAAGTGCACGTGGTCAGGGGAGCGGGTGCCTTCGTCTGCGGCGAGGAGACGGCCCTGCTGGCCTCTATCGAAGGCAGACCGGGCGAACCCCGACCCCGGCCGCCCTTTCCGTCCGAAAAGGGGTTATGGGGGCGTCCCACCGTGATCAACAACGTGGAGACGTGGGCCAACGTACCCCTCATCCTGATGAGCGGAGCGCAGCTATACGCAAGCGTGGGTTCGGAGGGAAGCAAGGGCACCAAGGTGTTCTCCCTGGTGGGGGACGTGTCCAACACGGGCCTGGTGGAAGTACCCATGGGGGCCACCCTGCGCCACATGGTGGAGGTCAACGGTGGTGGCCTGTCCCGGGGGACCCGGATCAAGGCCGTGCAGACGGGCGGTCCCTCCGGAGGGTTCCTGCCCGCCTCTCTGCTCGACTTGCCCGTGGATTACGAGAGTCTCACGGGGGCCGGCACCATCATGGGCTCCGGAGGCCTGGTGGTGATGGGAGAGCGCACCTGCATGGTGGACGTGGCCCGCTACTTCCTCTCCTTCACCCGGGCAGAGTCCTGCGGCAAGTGCGTGCCCTGCCGCGAGGGTACGCACCGCATGCTGCAGATCCTCGAGCGGATATGCGCGGGAGGAGGCCGACCGGACGACGTCGGCTTGCTGGAAGAATGGGCATGGGCGGTGAAAGACGGCTCCCTGTGCGGCCTGGGTCAGACAGCCCCCAACCCGGTGCTCAGTCTGCTTCGTTACTTTGGCGACGAACTCGAGCAGCACGTCCGGGATCGTTTCTGCCCGGCTGGCGTGTGCCGGGAACTCTTCCGGTTCGGCATCGTACCTGAAACGTGTACCGGATGCGGAGCCTGCCTGCGGGCGTGTCCCCGGGGAGCCATAGGTGGCGAACCGCGCCAGCCCCACATCATCGATCAGGCTCGATGCACCCTGTGCGGGGTCTGCCGTGATGCTTGCCCGTTCGAGGCCATCGTGGTGGAGCCTCGCTCACCGGCCGACGAGGGGGTGAACCGGAATGAGTGA
- a CDS encoding 2Fe-2S iron-sulfur cluster-binding protein yields the protein MSEHMTVDGLPVPVRPGETMLTACRRAGISIPTLCYHPGLEPYGACRLCVVEATRPDTHAGPPAPGRVVASCTTPAQAGTVVRTDSPRVMRVRRAVLTFLLERCPDAGIVQQLAEGLGIAPAPGSRARIPAPTESALPPVPAPLKEKCILCGRCVQACERLGHFAIGFAGRGVFRRVTPPFGTSSETCAACGACMEVCPTGAVDVVIERSALPPHAGVPVARAHLPAWQTTVPLGTCRSCGHTLWSNRMIQARGGPVPEGMADLCPACRRKEMLSRFCRSG from the coding sequence ATGAGTGAGCACATGACGGTGGACGGTCTCCCCGTGCCCGTCCGCCCTGGCGAGACCATGCTCACGGCGTGCCGGCGGGCTGGCATATCGATCCCCACGCTCTGCTACCATCCGGGCCTGGAACCATACGGGGCATGCCGGCTGTGCGTGGTGGAGGCAACGCGGCCCGATACCCACGCCGGCCCACCGGCACCGGGCCGGGTGGTGGCCTCGTGCACGACCCCTGCTCAGGCGGGCACGGTGGTACGAACGGATTCCCCCCGCGTGATGCGCGTGCGCCGGGCGGTCCTGACGTTCCTGCTGGAACGCTGCCCCGACGCAGGGATCGTGCAGCAACTGGCCGAGGGTCTGGGGATTGCTCCCGCGCCTGGCTCAAGAGCAAGGATCCCGGCCCCCACGGAGTCGGCCCTGCCCCCGGTGCCAGCTCCCCTTAAGGAGAAGTGCATCCTGTGCGGCCGCTGCGTTCAAGCCTGTGAGCGGCTTGGCCACTTCGCGATCGGTTTCGCGGGGAGGGGTGTGTTCCGACGGGTTACTCCCCCCTTCGGGACATCCTCGGAAACGTGTGCCGCCTGCGGCGCCTGCATGGAAGTTTGCCCGACCGGAGCCGTGGACGTGGTGATCGAGCGCAGCGCACTCCCCCCGCATGCCGGAGTCCCGGTGGCCCGCGCCCACCTCCCGGCCTGGCAGACAACCGTTCCCCTGGGCACCTGCCGCTCTTGCGGCCATACTCTGTGGAGCAACCGTATGATCCAGGCGAGGGGAGGCCCTGTCCCGGAGGGCATGGCCGACCTGTGCCCGGCCTGCCGGCGGAAGGAGATGCTCTCCCGTTTCTGTCGATCTGGCTAA
- a CDS encoding helix-turn-helix domain-containing protein, translating to MGKLAPEELPQFLTVEEAARLLRLKRSTAYELVRRGFIPSIRLGRFIRVPRDRLLAIGKEGSTGGGCRAI from the coding sequence GTGGGCAAGTTGGCGCCCGAAGAGTTGCCCCAGTTCCTTACGGTCGAGGAGGCCGCTCGTCTGCTGAGACTTAAGCGCAGCACGGCGTACGAGCTTGTGCGTCGGGGTTTCATACCTTCGATCAGGTTGGGGCGGTTCATCCGTGTCCCTCGTGACAGGTTGCTTGCCATAGGGAAGGAGGGTAGCACGGGCGGAGGTTGTCGTGCGATTTAA
- a CDS encoding tyrosine-type recombinase/integrase codes for MRGHIRKRSKNSWAVVVELPRDPETGKRRQKWVTVRGPKREAERVRSEMLADLGRGLMGTAPRNLTLGQYLDEWLEAVRDSVRPQTLRVWRSHLKHWKETLGRVPLADLSALDVQRALGELSSRLSDRSRRTVFTVLRAACRQAVKWGLIGRCPTDAVKLPAAGPRQMGVWDEEQVVRFLDAAQGTRCYTLFHVALTTGMRLGELLGLTWDDVDLNRGEILVRRSLFLPVRGEPVWQDPKTPGSRRKIPIDGGTARVLWQWKKRQAEERLRAGPGWHDYNLVFATARGRPLDSSYVAKVLKSAAARAGVQPLRFHDLRHTHATLLFRQGVHPKVVSERLGHSSVALTLDTYSHLLPDTQREAVRAVERALGQRPGDTRG; via the coding sequence GTGAGAGGCCACATCCGGAAGAGGTCGAAGAATTCCTGGGCCGTGGTGGTGGAGCTGCCCCGTGATCCCGAAACGGGGAAGCGGCGTCAGAAGTGGGTGACGGTGAGGGGGCCCAAGCGCGAGGCCGAACGGGTGCGGAGCGAGATGCTGGCGGACCTCGGGCGAGGGCTAATGGGGACGGCACCCAGGAACCTTACCCTCGGGCAGTACCTGGATGAATGGCTGGAGGCTGTGAGGGACAGCGTCCGACCCCAGACGTTGCGGGTGTGGAGGAGCCACCTCAAGCACTGGAAGGAGACGCTCGGCCGGGTCCCGCTGGCGGACCTGAGCGCGCTGGATGTCCAGCGGGCCCTCGGTGAACTGTCTTCCCGGTTATCCGACCGGAGCCGGAGGACGGTGTTCACGGTCCTGAGGGCGGCGTGCAGGCAGGCGGTCAAATGGGGCCTGATCGGCCGCTGCCCCACGGATGCGGTCAAGCTTCCAGCCGCAGGACCCCGCCAGATGGGCGTCTGGGACGAAGAGCAGGTGGTCCGCTTCCTGGATGCGGCGCAGGGGACGCGCTGCTACACGCTATTTCATGTGGCGCTTACCACCGGGATGCGGCTGGGCGAACTCCTGGGCCTGACCTGGGATGACGTAGACCTCAACAGGGGTGAAATCCTGGTCAGGCGTTCGCTTTTTCTGCCCGTGCGGGGTGAGCCCGTGTGGCAGGACCCCAAGACACCCGGTTCCCGGCGGAAGATACCCATCGACGGGGGGACGGCGCGGGTGTTGTGGCAGTGGAAGAAAAGGCAGGCGGAAGAGCGCCTGCGCGCGGGCCCGGGGTGGCACGATTACAACCTGGTCTTTGCCACTGCCCGGGGGCGGCCGCTGGACTCGAGCTACGTAGCGAAGGTGCTCAAGTCAGCCGCGGCGCGAGCAGGGGTGCAACCGCTGCGCTTCCACGACCTGCGGCACACCCATGCCACCCTGCTGTTCCGCCAGGGGGTCCATCCCAAGGTTGTCTCCGAGCGGCTGGGCCACTCCAGTGTGGCCCTCACGCTGGATACGTACAGCCACCTGCTCCCGGACACCCAGCGGGAAGCGGTGCGTGCGGTAGAGCGGGCCCTCGGCCAGAGGCCGGGGGATACCCGCGGCTAG
- a CDS encoding cation-translocating P-type ATPase C-terminal domain-containing protein, producing MLWVNLVTDGLPALALGLEPAEPDVMERPPRPPRESIFARGMLRRIMARGIFIGLASLAVFWWGVYAPLSSGGAEGLDGARTMAFACLVVAQLVHAFHCRSETRSLFQMPARGNPALVGAVVISLAMLLAVIYVPWISRFFHTVALGWPQWVVVLAAALAGDLVALVGLLVFPRR from the coding sequence ATGCTGTGGGTGAACCTGGTCACGGACGGGCTACCTGCCCTGGCCCTGGGCTTGGAGCCCGCGGAGCCCGACGTCATGGAGCGGCCCCCCCGGCCGCCCCGCGAGAGCATCTTCGCCCGCGGCATGCTGCGTCGGATCATGGCCAGGGGGATATTCATCGGGTTAGCCAGCCTGGCCGTGTTCTGGTGGGGTGTATATGCTCCGCTGTCGAGCGGTGGGGCGGAGGGCCTGGACGGAGCGCGCACGATGGCGTTCGCGTGTCTGGTCGTGGCCCAATTGGTGCATGCCTTCCACTGCCGGTCGGAGACCCGTTCGCTGTTTCAGATGCCCGCCCGGGGGAACCCTGCCCTGGTGGGGGCGGTGGTGATTTCGCTGGCCATGCTGCTTGCCGTGATATACGTTCCCTGGATTTCCCGGTTCTTCCACACGGTCGCGCTGGGATGGCCTCAGTGGGTGGTAGTCCTGGCCGCTGCCCTCGCCGGCGACCTGGTGGCCCTGGTGGGCCTGCTCGTTTTCCCCCGTCGCTGA
- the dsrP gene encoding sulfate reduction electron transfer complex DsrMKJOP subunit DsrP: protein MIEKALTGSKRYWGWVILLLALMGAGLGCYLLQLSRGLTITGMSRDVSWGLYIGQFTFLVGVAASAVMVVLPYYLHNVREFGRITVFGEFLAVAAVIMCLLFVIVDLGKPMRVFNMILYPTPNSILFWDMVVLTGYLLLNLVIGWNVLEAERNEVPPPRWVKTLVYVSIPWAISIHTVTAFLYAGLPGRHYWLNPLLAARFLASAFASGPALVIILAFVMRKFSSFDAGREAIGKLALIVTYALTTSMFFLGLELFTALYSRVPGHGLPTIEYLFTGKDGTGNLVPVMWASVALGLVAAYLLINPATRRRESTLLFACAATFVSIWLEKGIGLVIGGFIPNPFEKITEYAPTMPEILITVGVWATGLLILTGLCKIAISVKQATGHAASPSCGASASPPQNSA, encoded by the coding sequence ATGATCGAGAAAGCACTGACCGGAAGCAAGAGGTACTGGGGATGGGTGATCCTCCTGCTCGCCCTGATGGGCGCGGGGCTGGGCTGCTACCTGCTGCAACTCTCAAGAGGCCTCACCATTACGGGGATGAGCCGGGACGTTTCCTGGGGCCTGTATATAGGCCAGTTCACCTTCCTTGTCGGGGTGGCGGCCTCGGCGGTGATGGTGGTGCTGCCCTACTACCTTCACAACGTCCGGGAATTCGGCAGGATCACCGTGTTCGGCGAGTTCCTGGCCGTTGCCGCCGTGATCATGTGCCTGCTGTTCGTGATCGTGGATCTCGGTAAGCCCATGCGGGTATTCAACATGATTCTCTACCCGACCCCCAACTCGATACTGTTTTGGGATATGGTCGTGCTGACGGGCTACCTGCTCCTCAACCTGGTGATCGGGTGGAACGTCCTGGAGGCAGAGCGAAACGAAGTGCCGCCGCCGCGCTGGGTCAAGACCCTGGTGTATGTTTCCATCCCGTGGGCCATAAGCATCCACACGGTGACCGCTTTCCTTTACGCCGGGCTCCCGGGGCGACATTACTGGCTGAACCCGCTCCTGGCCGCGCGCTTCCTGGCCTCCGCCTTCGCCTCCGGCCCGGCCCTGGTGATCATCCTCGCCTTCGTAATGCGCAAGTTCAGTTCCTTTGACGCAGGCCGGGAAGCCATCGGGAAGCTGGCCCTGATCGTTACCTACGCACTCACCACCAGCATGTTCTTCCTGGGTCTGGAACTCTTCACCGCCCTCTACAGCCGGGTGCCCGGTCACGGGCTGCCCACCATTGAGTACCTCTTCACGGGAAAGGACGGGACCGGGAACCTGGTGCCCGTCATGTGGGCATCTGTGGCGCTGGGGCTGGTAGCCGCGTACCTCCTGATCAACCCCGCCACCCGCCGCCGGGAAAGCACCCTGCTGTTTGCCTGCGCCGCCACCTTCGTTTCCATATGGCTGGAAAAGGGGATCGGACTGGTGATCGGCGGGTTCATCCCCAACCCCTTCGAAAAGATAACGGAGTACGCCCCCACGATGCCCGAGATACTCATAACGGTGGGGGTGTGGGCAACCGGCCTGCTGATCCTCACCGGCCTGTGCAAGATTGCCATCTCCGTCAAACAAGCGACCGGCCATGCCGCCAGTCCTTCCTGCGGCGCGTCCGCATCTCCTCCGCAGAACAGCGCCTGA
- the dsrO gene encoding sulfate reduction electron transfer complex DsrMKJOP subunit DsrO, translated as MEISRRTFLKLSGLGLLGLLGAPVIDVLAKTDRARVARAPGALTAKRWALVVDMRKCWENGKGTCRDCILACHREHNVPDIPEEKEQVRWIWTEPYENAFPEQGHQIGAALSGKPFLVLCNHCSDPPCVRVCPTRATFKREDGIVMMDYHRCIGCRYCMAACPYGARSFNFTDPRPFINSVNPAYPTRERGVVEKCNFCEERLAAGSPPACAAACRYGALVFGDLEDPGSAVREILRTRYTIRRKPELGTRPNIYYVVG; from the coding sequence ATGGAGATTAGTCGAAGGACCTTCCTCAAGCTGAGCGGGCTGGGCCTGCTGGGTCTGCTGGGAGCACCGGTGATCGACGTCCTGGCCAAGACCGACCGGGCCCGCGTGGCTCGAGCTCCGGGAGCCCTCACCGCCAAGAGATGGGCCCTGGTCGTGGACATGAGGAAGTGCTGGGAAAACGGAAAAGGCACCTGCCGGGACTGCATCCTGGCCTGTCACCGGGAGCACAACGTTCCCGACATCCCCGAGGAGAAAGAACAGGTCAGGTGGATATGGACCGAACCCTACGAAAACGCATTCCCCGAGCAGGGGCATCAGATTGGCGCAGCGCTTAGCGGCAAGCCCTTCCTGGTACTGTGCAATCACTGCAGCGACCCCCCGTGCGTGAGGGTGTGCCCCACCCGAGCCACGTTTAAGAGGGAAGATGGAATCGTCATGATGGACTACCACCGCTGCATCGGATGCCGGTACTGCATGGCCGCCTGTCCCTACGGGGCGCGGAGCTTCAATTTCACCGATCCGCGTCCCTTCATAAACAGCGTCAATCCCGCCTACCCCACCAGGGAAAGAGGCGTGGTAGAGAAGTGCAACTTCTGCGAAGAGAGGCTGGCGGCGGGATCACCCCCCGCGTGCGCGGCCGCGTGCCGGTACGGGGCACTGGTCTTCGGAGACCTGGAAGATCCCGGGTCGGCGGTGCGGGAAATCCTGCGCACCCGCTACACCATCCGCCGCAAGCCCGAGCTGGGCACCCGGCCCAACATTTACTACGTCGTAGGATGA
- the dsrJ gene encoding sulfate reduction electron transfer complex DsrMKJOP subunit DsrJ, with the protein MYDSGKILAGLAIFAMLITFPVWYHLGKATPPPEPDLDTPAIAQLAQKECVEPTDYMRASHMELLKQWRDWVVRDGKRIYVGQDGKQYVMSLEDTCLKCHSNKARFCDQCHNYVRVQPNCWNCHVVPEEGGR; encoded by the coding sequence ATGTACGACTCAGGCAAGATACTGGCGGGCCTGGCGATATTCGCCATGTTGATAACCTTCCCCGTGTGGTACCACCTGGGGAAGGCCACCCCTCCCCCGGAGCCGGACCTGGACACTCCGGCAATCGCCCAGTTGGCGCAAAAGGAGTGCGTAGAACCCACTGACTATATGAGGGCCTCCCACATGGAGCTCCTGAAGCAATGGCGGGACTGGGTGGTGCGGGACGGGAAAAGGATCTACGTAGGGCAGGACGGCAAACAATACGTCATGAGTCTTGAGGATACGTGCCTGAAGTGTCACTCCAACAAGGCCCGGTTTTGTGACCAGTGCCACAATTACGTGCGCGTACAGCCCAACTGCTGGAATTGCCACGTTGTTCCGGAGGAGGGGGGCCGGTGA
- the dsrK gene encoding sulfate reduction electron transfer complex DsrMKJOP subunit DsrK, which produces MTATPQPEELARVNHKPPRTGWMDTPVEFKKGTWCYAAKPKSLEVLGLPNPRQWSPEDEDWKLPPNWKEIILEGLRERLHRFRSLQIFMDACVRCGACADKCHFFIGSGDPKNMPVLRAELLRSVYRKEFTTAGKILGKMVGARELTEQVLKEWFYYFFQCTECRRCSVFCPFGIDTAEITIIARELLNLVGCNIDWIATPVANCYRTGNHLGLLPHAFKDMVEFCVEEIHNVTGIEVEPPFNRKGAEILFVAPSGDVFADPGIYTFMGYLMLFHAIGLDYTLSTYASEGGNFGLFTSHEVMKRLNAKIYAEARRLRVKWILGGECGHMWRVLHQYMDTMNGPADFLEEPVSPITGTKFENAKSTKMVHICEFTADLIKHNKLKLDPSRNDHLRVTFHDSCNPSRAMGLLDEPRYILKNVCRHFYEMPENTIREYTFCCGSGAGLGPDENLEMRLRGGLPRANAVKYVHEKHGVNTLACICAIDRAALPPLMDYWVPGVGVAGVHELVGNALVLPGEGERTTDLRGNPLQRTEG; this is translated from the coding sequence ATGACGGCAACGCCCCAACCTGAGGAACTGGCCCGGGTTAACCACAAGCCGCCCCGCACGGGGTGGATGGACACCCCCGTCGAGTTCAAAAAGGGAACCTGGTGTTATGCCGCCAAGCCCAAGAGTCTGGAAGTCCTGGGGTTGCCGAACCCCCGGCAGTGGTCCCCCGAGGACGAGGACTGGAAGCTCCCCCCCAACTGGAAGGAGATCATCCTGGAAGGGCTCCGCGAGCGCCTGCACAGGTTCCGCTCCCTGCAGATCTTCATGGACGCCTGCGTGAGGTGCGGAGCCTGCGCCGACAAGTGCCACTTCTTCATTGGCTCCGGTGATCCCAAGAACATGCCGGTCCTGCGGGCCGAACTCCTCAGGTCGGTGTACCGCAAGGAGTTCACCACGGCGGGCAAGATCCTGGGGAAAATGGTGGGGGCCAGAGAACTGACCGAGCAGGTGCTCAAAGAGTGGTTCTACTACTTCTTCCAGTGCACCGAATGCCGGCGGTGCTCGGTTTTTTGCCCCTTCGGCATCGATACGGCGGAAATCACGATCATAGCCCGGGAGCTGCTGAACCTGGTGGGGTGCAACATCGACTGGATCGCCACCCCGGTAGCGAACTGCTACCGCACCGGGAACCACCTGGGCCTCCTGCCCCATGCGTTCAAGGACATGGTGGAGTTCTGTGTGGAAGAAATTCACAACGTCACCGGGATCGAGGTGGAACCGCCCTTCAACCGCAAGGGTGCGGAAATCCTCTTCGTAGCCCCCTCCGGGGACGTGTTTGCCGATCCCGGGATTTACACCTTCATGGGATACCTCATGCTGTTCCACGCCATCGGCCTCGATTACACCCTGAGCACCTATGCCTCCGAGGGCGGGAACTTCGGCCTGTTCACCTCCCATGAGGTGATGAAGAGGCTGAATGCCAAGATATACGCTGAGGCCAGGAGGCTGCGGGTGAAGTGGATCCTGGGCGGCGAGTGCGGCCACATGTGGCGTGTGCTCCACCAGTACATGGACACCATGAATGGCCCGGCCGACTTCCTGGAGGAGCCGGTCTCCCCCATAACGGGCACGAAGTTCGAGAACGCCAAATCCACGAAGATGGTCCACATCTGCGAGTTCACGGCCGACCTGATCAAGCACAACAAGCTGAAGCTGGACCCCAGTCGCAACGACCACCTCAGGGTCACCTTCCACGACTCCTGCAATCCCTCCCGGGCCATGGGGCTGCTTGACGAACCCCGGTACATCCTCAAGAACGTCTGCCGCCACTTTTACGAGATGCCCGAAAACACCATCCGCGAATACACCTTCTGCTGCGGCAGCGGCGCCGGCCTGGGCCCGGACGAAAACCTGGAGATGAGGCTCAGGGGAGGCCTCCCCCGGGCCAACGCGGTAAAGTACGTCCACGAGAAGCACGGCGTGAACACGCTGGCCTGCATCTGCGCCATCGACAGGGCAGCCCTGCCGCCCCTGATGGATTACTGGGTTCCCGGAGTGGGAGTAGCCGGCGTCCACGAACTGGTGGGGAATGCCCTGGTCTTGCCGGGCGAGGGCGAGCGGACAACTGACCTGCGGGGTAACCCCCTGCAGCGGACGGAGGGCTGA